A genome region from Drosophila simulans strain w501 chromosome 2R, Prin_Dsim_3.1, whole genome shotgun sequence includes the following:
- the LOC6734625 gene encoding polypeptide N-acetylgalactosaminyltransferase 1 has protein sequence MLPRFRSFYGKLIIFILVALCFILYSKVQQNGSPEEPPVAPLVRAAALRGHGRERFEAYSDSLNEIARPATQSPYEQIIQLDLQKQKAGLGEQGVAVHLSGAAKERGDEIYKKIALNEELSEQLTYNRSVGDHRNPLCAKQRFDSESLPTASVVIIFFNEPYSVLLRTVHSTLSTCNEKALKEIILVDDGSDNVELGAKLDYYVRTRIPAGKVTILRLKNRLGLIRARLAGARIATGDVLIFLDAHCEGNIGWCEPLLQRIKESRTSVLVPIIDVIDANDFQYSTNGYKSFQVGGFQWNGHFDWINLPEREKQRQRRECRQEREICPAYSPTMAGGLFAIDRRYFWEVGSYDEQMDGWGGENLEMSFRIWQCGGTIETIPCSRVGHIFRDFHPYKFPNDRDTHGINTARMALVWMDEYINIFFLNRPDLKFHADIGDVTHRVMLRKKLRCKSFEWYLKNIYPEKFVPTKDVQGWGKVHAVNANICLDDLLQNNEKPYNAGLYPCGKVLQKSQLFSFTNTNVLRNELSCATVQHSESPPYRVVMVPCMENDEFNEQWRYEHQHIIHSNTGMCLDHQGLKSLDDAQVAPCDPHSESQRWTIEH, from the exons ATGCTGCCTCGGTTCCGTTCCTTTTACGGCAAGCTGATCATTTTCATCCTAGTCGCCCTCTGCTTCATCCTCTACAGCAAGGTGCAGCAGAATGGTTCACCAGAGGAGCCACCTGTGGCGCCACTCGTCCGGGCGGCCGCTCTGCGAGGTCATGGGCGCGAGCGCTTCGAGGCGTATAGCGACAGTTTAAACGAGATAGCCCGACCCGCCACCCAGTCGCCGTATGAACAAATCATCCAACTCGATCTTCAGAAGCAGAAGGCGGGACTCGGCGAACAGGGCGTGGCAGTGCATCTTTCCGGTGCCGCCAAGGAACGAGGCGATGAGATCTACAAGAAGATTGCCCTCAACGAGGAGCTAAGCGAGCAGTTGACCTACAACCGGAGTGTCGGTGACCACCGGAATCCACTGTGCGCCAAACAACGCTTCGATTCTGAGTCCCTGCCCACCGCCAGTGTGGTCATCATCTTCTTCAACGAACCCTACTCCGTGCTGCTGAGGACCGTGCACAGCACGCTGAGCACCTGCAACGAGAAGGCCCTCAAGGAGATCATTCTGGTGGATGACGGTAGCGACAACGTGGAACTGGGCGCCAAGCTGGACTACTATGTTCGCACGCGGATTCCCGCGGGGAAGGTCACCATTCTGCGTCTCAAGAACCG ATTGGGTTTGATTCGTGCCCGATTGGCTGGAGCGCGAATCGCCACGGGGGATGTGCTCATCTTCCTGGACGCCCATTGCGAGGGTAACATTGGCTGGTGCGAGCCACTCCTGCAGCGCATCAAGGAGTCGCGGACTAGCGTGCTGGTGCCCATTATCGATGTCATCGATGCCAACGACTTCCAGTACAGCACAAATGGCTACAAATCCTTCCAGGTCGGCGGATTCCAGTGGAATGGCCACTTTGACTGGATCAATCTGCCGGAGCGGGAGAAGCAGCGCCAGCGACGCGAGTGCAGGCAGGAGCGGGAGATCTGTCCAGCATACAGTCCCACCATGGCCGGCGGACTGTTTGCCATAGATCGACGCTACTTCTGGGAAGTGGGCAGCTACGACGAACAAATGGACGGTTGGGGTGGTGAGAACCTGGAGATGTCCTTCCGCATCTGGCAGTGCGGCGGCACCATCGAGACTATTCCTTGCTCCCGCGTTGGACACATATTCCGCGATTTCCATCCTTACAA ATTCCCCAACGATCGCGATACACACGGTATTAATACTGCCCGCATGGCTCTGGTTTGGATGGATGAGTACATCAACATATTTTTCCTCAACCGGCCGGATCTGAAGTTCCACGCGGACATTGGAGATGTCACCCACCGAGTAATGCTGCGCAAGAAGCTCCGCTGCAAGAGCTTCGAGTGGTACCTGAAGAACATCTATCCGGAGAAGTTTGTGCCCACCAAGGACGTGCAGGGATGGGGCAAGGTGCACGCCGTGAATGCTAACATATGTCTGGACGATTTGCTGCAGAACAACGAAAAGCCCTATAACGCCGGCTTATACCCATGCGGCAAGGTGTTGCAGAAGTCTCAGCTATTCTCCTTCACCAACACAAATGTTCTGCGCAACGAGCTGAGCTGTGCAACAGTACAGCACAGCGAGTCCCCACCATACCGGGTGGTGATGGTGCCCTGCATGGAGAATGATGAGTTCAACGAGCAGTGGCGATACGAGCACCAGCACATCATTCACAGCAACACGGGCATGTGTCTGGATCACCAGGGACTCAAGAGTCTAGACGACGCCCAGGTGGCGCCTTGCGATCCCCACAGCGAATCCCAACGATGGACCATTGAACACTGA